Genomic segment of Nitrospirota bacterium:
GGCTCGGCCCTTGCTGCGGGCGTCCGGTTCCTGAAGACCGGCGGCCTCATGGTACTGAGCAGGGGGCCCGGCGAGACCATCGGCGAGCAGGACCTGGTCAGGGCCGGTGTCTTTCTGGAGAACAGGATCAGCCTGAGGCTTCCGCACTCGGATTATGACCGCGCGATCTGGGTGTTTAAGAAATCGGCATAGCTTTCGTCACGGTCAGACAAACCACCAGAATTCTTCGGGAGAAGCGAATGCGGTTTATGATTCCTTGTCCCTGTTCATTCTCTTTTTTTATGAATAATTCGCTTGCAGGTGCTACTTAATTAGGGTTGGATTTTGACGACTTCACCCAAGATACCGATTGAATGGCGGGCGGCGGCAGAAGAGATCGTCGCACAGGGCGGACCTGTTATGGTCATCGGGGCTCCCGGCTCCGGTAAAACGACCTTCTGCCAGTACCTCGCGAGTCTTTCCTGCCGCAGCAGCAAAAGCGTGTCCTGGATCGATGCGGATCCCGGCCAGCCTTACGTCGGACCGCCGGCTGCCCTGTCCCTGACGTCCTTTTCCGCGGCAGCTGATCTGGTCAAGCGAAGGAGCCCCCAATACCTGAGCTTCGTAGGGAACACTTCGCCTATTGGCCATCTGCTCGAGATGATCTCCGGCCTCCAGAAACTGCACACGCTCGCCCAGACCGTGCATCCCGGCCTTGTCCTGATAAACACCTGCGGCCTGGTGAACGGCGGAGCTGCACGGGAGCTCAAGTTCCACGAGATCGAGATGATTTCGCCTCACTATGTCGTTGCTCTCCAGAACAGTAACGAGGTCGAACACCTGCTGGCCCCCCATGCGCACCGTGCGGGCCTCCTGATCCAGCGACTCCCCGTCTCGCCGGAGGCCAAGGTATCCACCCGGGAGTCCCGGCTTGCCATGCGGGAGCAGCGCTTCAAGGAATACTTCCGAGGGGCCGATTACCAGGATATAACACTGCCTGATGTCGGCATCCATGGTCCCGGGCTCGGAACCGGCGAGCGACTCGGATTCCGGGACGTGAACCGGCTGTCGAACATCCTCCAGGGGATCGTGGTACATGCCGAGCTGTCCGCCGACCGGCTCTTTCTTATCATGGAAGGGGACTATGCCGGCGACGAGCTCTACACGGCGAAAGAGCAGTATCATGTGAGGGAGGTCATGATCCTGAAGCGCTCGGAGATCGACCACCTGCTCATCGGTCTGAATAATGACCGGAACCTCTGCCTGGCGCTCGGCATCATCCGGGAACTTGACCTGAAAGAGCTGACCATGCGGGTCATCACGCCGCTCCGGGATATCGCAGCCGTCCGTTCGATCTCGCTCGGGTCCCTCAGGGTCAGCCCGGCCGGCGGTGAGTTGGGGCAATGGTAAGAGAGATGTTCCACGTGGAACACCAGCCCGAAGGGCGTCTTCTTGTCTGCCCTGGACGCGTTACACCCCGCAGCCTCGTTGCTGCTATCGACTAGGAGGGCCGAGGCGGCAGAGTCGCTCTCTATAGGTGTGTCTTCACGAGTGCGATCCTGGCATCACACCCCTGATCCACCCCCCCCCCCCGGGAAGCCAGCCATCCGTCACGGCCTCTTCAGAAGCGCCCCCGAAGGGCAAATGAGCAACGGAGTCGCAGCTCGTCCGGGGACTGTTCCACGTGGAACATCGGGCACCCGGAACAGGCGCTTCCTTCCCTGAGCAGTCTGCTGATAAGCGAATGCAAAGCCGACATCCAGAGCGAGGTGAAGGATCTCACGTCGTTGGACGGGATCGATTCTTCATTGCGCTCAGAATGACAGGTACCTGGTTCTGGACGAGTTCACCGAACTGCGGGTAGAAGATCGACCCGACACAGATTCCCGGAGCTTCATGAGACGGTCTGTTCCCTGCAATAAGCTAAGTTTTTTCTTCCTTTTATTACTATCCTATGGTAAAGTTACAGGGTTTTTGATCAGACGCTGGAGGCGGGTATGGGCAGGGTCATCGCGATTGCCAATCAGAAGGGCGGCGTGGGCAAGACAACGACCACGGTGAACATCGCCGCGTCCCTTGCCGCAGCGGAAAAGAAGGTTCTGCTGGTCGACTCCGACCCCCAGGGCAACTCGACGAGCGGCATGGGGATCGACCGGAACGAAATAACCGGCAGCACCTATGACCTGTTCACTGGGAAAAAGCCCCTTCCGGAGATCAAAAAATCAACGCATTTCCCCTGGCTCGACGTGGTCCCGGCGAAGATCGACCTGGTCGGCGTCGAGGTAGAGCTCATCCAGATGATCTCTCGGGAGCGGGTGCTCAAGAGGGCGCTCGCGCCGATCAGAAACGACTACGACTATATCCTCATCGACTGCCCGCCCTCGCTGGGACTGCTCACGATCAACGCGCTGACCGCAGCCGACAGCGTTCTCATCCCGGTCCAGACGGAGTACTATGCGCTCGAGGGCCTGTCGGCGCTCATGAATACGATCAAACTGATCAGGCATGACCTGAATCCCGACCTTGCCATCGAGGGCGTGCTGCTTACCATGTACGACAGCAGGAATAATCTGGCCGAACAGGTTGCCCAGGAGGTCAGGAAGCATTTCGGCAACAAGGTGTTCAGCACGGTCATCCACCGGAACGTGGCCCTGAGCGAGGCTCCCAGCCACGGCAAACCGGTGCTGCTGTACGATATCCGTTCCCGCGGAGCCCAGAGCTACCTGGAGCTGGCCAAGGAGGTTTTGACCAATGCAAAAGCAGGCGCTCGGTAAAGGGCTCGGCGCGCTCATCCCGGACCTTTCCTCGCTCGACGACAAGGAGCGGAAGGCCCTCGGCATTTCCGAGATCGCGCTCGACAAGATCATTCCGAACGAGTACCAGCCGAGGAAGACCTTCGACGACGGGAAGCTGAATGAGCTCGCTGCGTCCATCAGGGAGCAGGGCGTGATCCAGCCCGTCATCGTCCACCGGACCGCGGGCGGCAGCTACCAGCTGATTGCGGGCGAGCGGCGGTGGCGAGCGGCGCGCCTGGCGGGGCTCAAAACCGTTCCGGCGCTCGTGAAGGAAGCGACCAAGCGCGAGCTGCTCGAGATGGCGCTGATCGAGAACATCCAGCGCGAGGACCTGAACGCTCTCGAGGCCGCCGAGGCGTACAAACGTCTCCAGGACGAATTCAAGCTGACGCAGGAAGACCTGGCGAAGCGCGTCGGCAAGGAGCGATCAACAATCACGAATTTCCTCCGCCTCCTCGGCCTGCCCAGGGAAGTGAAACAGGATCTGGCAACGGGTGCACTCAGCATGGGCCATGCGAAGGCCATCCTGTCCCTCGAGCGGGTCCGCGACCAGGTGCTGGCGGCCCAGATGATCACCAAGAAGGGGTTGTCCGTCCGCGAGGCCGAGGCGCTCGCCTCGCGGCTCAAGAGCCCCCCGAAGGAAAAAAAGGCGCGCCAGAGCCATGAGCTGAAGTCAGTCGAGGAAAAGCTCAGGAAGTCGCTCGGCACCAAGGTGACCATCGCGGCGAAAGCAAAAGGCGGCAGGATCGTGATCGAATACTATTCCAATGACGAGCTGGAGAGGATCGTGGAAAAGATCGGGTAACGGTGAGGGGGATTCCACCGCAGGGGACGCAGAGATCGCGGAGCTCGGAGCCGGCCATCGTCTGTCACATCATCCCAGTTGACCCTGTGGCAAAGCTTCTTAAATCGGTTTGAGGAGGATTCTTTCATGTTGAAGAAGGGTTCAGGTTCACCGGAGCAGGCGGAGATCACCGCGTTCCTCGGAAAGGGAACGGAGTTCAAGGGCGTGCTCAGCTTCGAGGGCACCATCCGGGTCGACGGCAAGGTCGATGGAGAAGTAGTGTCCAAGGACACGCTGATCGCCGGCGACGGCGCGTTTCTCCAGGGCGAGATCTCGGTGGGAACAATCATTACGAGCGGGACGGTCGTCGGCAACATCACCGCTAGCCAGAAAGTGCATGTCATTGCCCCAGGCAACATCCAAGGCAACATCAAAACGCCAAAGCTCATCATCGAAGAAGGCGTGACCTTCGACGGCAAGTGCGAGATGGCCGGTGAGAAGAAGGCCACTGACCAGAAGGTCGTGTCGCTGGTCGAACGGTCGTAAAGCCTGATACTGTACGGACGCCTGCTTTCGATTCGAACAGGCGACCCATATTCCTTCGTGTCTTCGTGGCAAGCCCGAACAGAACGAGCTGATTATGATCCTCTTTCATCGATACCGCACGCCGGCGCTCTCCGTCTACCAGACCGCCGGCCTGCTCACCTCGGCCCGACAGGCAGTGTCCCCGGCGATCCACGGCATCGCGACGGAGTACTGCTTCAACATCGCCTCGGACGGCCCGTTGGGCGCCGATGAAATGCTCCTGCTCCGCTGGCTCCTCGCAGAGACCTTCGAACCCCGGCAGTTCTCCGACAAATCGTTCCTCTCGGCCGATGCGTCACCCCTCAAGCCTCACGTCGTTTTAGAGGTCGGCCCCCGCATGAACTTTACCACGGCCTGGTCCACGAATGCGGTCTCGGTCTGCCACGCCTGCGGCCTGAGGAAGATCTCCCGCGTCGAACGGTCGCGCCGGTACCGGCTGGAGCTCGCGCCCCAGGCCGCCCTGTCGCGAGGCCAGGAAACAGAGTTTCTCTCCCTCGTGCATGACCGGATGACGGAGTGTCCCTATCCGGAACCGCTCAGGACCTTCGAGACCGGCGTCAAACCCGAACCCGTGCGGATCATTCCCTTGATGGAGGAGGGGAGGGCGGCGCTCGAAAAGATCAACCGCGAGATGGGCCTCGGGCTGGACGAATGGGACCTCGATTACTATACCGGCCTCTTCGTGAAGGACATCGGGCGCAATCCCACGAACGTCGAGTGCTTCGACCTCTCCCAGTCGAACAGCGAACACTCGCGCCACTGGTTCTTCCGCGGCAAGCTGATCGTGGACGGCAGGGAGGCTCCCGACACGCTGATGAAGGTGGTGAGGGCCACCTGGGAGGCGAACAGGAACAACAGCGTCATCGCCTTCAGCGACAACTCGAGCGCGATCACCGGGTACGACGTCACCACGCTCATCCCGGGCGTCGTCGGCAAGCCGTCCGCCTTCCAGGCGGCGCGCAGAAAATACCACATTATCTTCACGGCCGAGACGCACAACTTCCCCTCGGGCGTGGCCCCCTTCCCCGGAGCCGAAACCGGCACGGGCGGCCGCATCCGCGACGTACAGGCGACCGGCACGGGCGGCCTCGTCGTGGCAGGCACCGCGGCCTACTGCGTGGGCAACCTCAGGATCCCCGGGTACGACCTTCCCTGGGAAGACGCCTCATATACATATCCGAATAATCTTGCCTCTCCGCTCCGGATCGAGATCGAGGCCAGCAACGGTGCGTCCGATTACGGCAACAAGTTCGGCGAGCCGGTGATCCAGGGCTTTACCCGTTCCTTCGGCCTCAGGACGCCCGATGGCGAGCGCCGGGAGTGGATCAAGCCCATCATGTTCTCCGGCGGCATCGGGCAGATGGACGCCCGCCACACGGAAAAGACCGCGGCGAAGAGGGGCATGCTCGTGATCAAGGTGGGCGGACCGGCATACCGCATCGGTATGGGCGGCGGCGCCGCCTCGTCCATGATCCAGGGCGAGAACATCGCCGAGCTCGACTTCAACGCCGTGCAGCGCGGCGACGCCGAGATGGAGCAGAAGCTGAACCGCGTGATCCGCGCCTGCGTGGAGCTGGGGGATCAGAACCCGATCCAAAGCATTCACGACCAGGGCGCGGGAGGCAACTGCAACGTCGTGAAGGAGATCGTGCATCCCGCCGGCGCAAAGATAGAGATCCGGAAGATCCAGGTGGGGGACGCCACCCTCTCGGTCCTCGAGATCTGGGGCGCCGAGTACCAGGAGCAGAACGCACTCCTGCTCAAGCCGGAACAGGAGGCGCTTTTCCGCTCGCTCTGTGAGCGTGAAAAAGTGCCCGTCGCGGTCATCGGCACGATCACCGGCGACGGCTTCATCGTGCTGTATGACTCGCTGGACGGTTCAACGCCCGAGGAGCTCGAGCTCGCCAAGGTGCTCGGCGACATGCCTCAGAAGGTATTCACGCTCGACCGGAAGAAAACAACGCTCATGCCGCTCGACCTGCCAAAGGATCTGACCGTCCGGAAGGCTATCGACCGCGTGCTCCGCCTCCTCTCTGTCGGCTCCAAGCGCTTTCTCACGAACAAGGTCGACCGCTCGGTCACGGGGCTGATCGCACGCCAGCAGTGCGCCGGGCCGCTCCAGCTGACCGTATCCGACGTTGCCGTGATCGCCCAGTCCCACTTCGGCCTGACCGGCGCAGCCATCTCGATCGGTGAACAGCCGGTGAAGGAACTGATCGATCCGGCCGCCATGGCGCGCATGAGCGTGGG
This window contains:
- a CDS encoding polymer-forming cytoskeletal protein is translated as MLKKGSGSPEQAEITAFLGKGTEFKGVLSFEGTIRVDGKVDGEVVSKDTLIAGDGAFLQGEISVGTIITSGTVVGNITASQKVHVIAPGNIQGNIKTPKLIIEEGVTFDGKCEMAGEKKATDQKVVSLVERS
- a CDS encoding AAA family ATPase, which codes for MGRVIAIANQKGGVGKTTTTVNIAASLAAAEKKVLLVDSDPQGNSTSGMGIDRNEITGSTYDLFTGKKPLPEIKKSTHFPWLDVVPAKIDLVGVEVELIQMISRERVLKRALAPIRNDYDYILIDCPPSLGLLTINALTAADSVLIPVQTEYYALEGLSALMNTIKLIRHDLNPDLAIEGVLLTMYDSRNNLAEQVAQEVRKHFGNKVFSTVIHRNVALSEAPSHGKPVLLYDIRSRGAQSYLELAKEVLTNAKAGAR
- a CDS encoding ParB/RepB/Spo0J family partition protein; protein product: MQKQALGKGLGALIPDLSSLDDKERKALGISEIALDKIIPNEYQPRKTFDDGKLNELAASIREQGVIQPVIVHRTAGGSYQLIAGERRWRAARLAGLKTVPALVKEATKRELLEMALIENIQREDLNALEAAEAYKRLQDEFKLTQEDLAKRVGKERSTITNFLRLLGLPREVKQDLATGALSMGHAKAILSLERVRDQVLAAQMITKKGLSVREAEALASRLKSPPKEKKARQSHELKSVEEKLRKSLGTKVTIAAKAKGGRIVIEYYSNDELERIVEKIG
- a CDS encoding Clp1/GlmU family protein, encoding MTTSPKIPIEWRAAAEEIVAQGGPVMVIGAPGSGKTTFCQYLASLSCRSSKSVSWIDADPGQPYVGPPAALSLTSFSAAADLVKRRSPQYLSFVGNTSPIGHLLEMISGLQKLHTLAQTVHPGLVLINTCGLVNGGAARELKFHEIEMISPHYVVALQNSNEVEHLLAPHAHRAGLLIQRLPVSPEAKVSTRESRLAMREQRFKEYFRGADYQDITLPDVGIHGPGLGTGERLGFRDVNRLSNILQGIVVHAELSADRLFLIMEGDYAGDELYTAKEQYHVREVMILKRSEIDHLLIGLNNDRNLCLALGIIRELDLKELTMRVITPLRDIAAVRSISLGSLRVSPAGGELGQW
- the purL gene encoding phosphoribosylformylglycinamidine synthase, with translation MILFHRYRTPALSVYQTAGLLTSARQAVSPAIHGIATEYCFNIASDGPLGADEMLLLRWLLAETFEPRQFSDKSFLSADASPLKPHVVLEVGPRMNFTTAWSTNAVSVCHACGLRKISRVERSRRYRLELAPQAALSRGQETEFLSLVHDRMTECPYPEPLRTFETGVKPEPVRIIPLMEEGRAALEKINREMGLGLDEWDLDYYTGLFVKDIGRNPTNVECFDLSQSNSEHSRHWFFRGKLIVDGREAPDTLMKVVRATWEANRNNSVIAFSDNSSAITGYDVTTLIPGVVGKPSAFQAARRKYHIIFTAETHNFPSGVAPFPGAETGTGGRIRDVQATGTGGLVVAGTAAYCVGNLRIPGYDLPWEDASYTYPNNLASPLRIEIEASNGASDYGNKFGEPVIQGFTRSFGLRTPDGERREWIKPIMFSGGIGQMDARHTEKTAAKRGMLVIKVGGPAYRIGMGGGAASSMIQGENIAELDFNAVQRGDAEMEQKLNRVIRACVELGDQNPIQSIHDQGAGGNCNVVKEIVHPAGAKIEIRKIQVGDATLSVLEIWGAEYQEQNALLLKPEQEALFRSLCEREKVPVAVIGTITGDGFIVLYDSLDGSTPEELELAKVLGDMPQKVFTLDRKKTTLMPLDLPKDLTVRKAIDRVLRLLSVGSKRFLTNKVDRSVTGLIARQQCAGPLQLTVSDVAVIAQSHFGLTGAAISIGEQPVKELIDPAAMARMSVGEALTNIVWAQVSGLGDIRCSGNWMWAPKLPGEGSRLYDAAVAMRDVMIEFGMAVDGGKDSLSMAAKVARPDGTSETVKSPGTLVISAYVTCPDITKTVTPDLKSPGRSKLLFIDLGNGQNRLGGSALAQVFGQVGDTSPDLDDPALLTRTFNAVQKLVDERLILAGHDRSDGGLATTLLEMAFAGNCGISVDLGNQKDSIAALFAEELGLVMEYLPSDESRIFAILDAAAAPYRAIGTTSADKTITVIASGSPILSEDMRTLRDVWEETSHQLDLMQRNPDSIREERKNIYDRKGPSFVIPFTPFPTADDLLCSITKPKVAVIREEGSNGDREMVSAFSMAGFEPWDVTVTDLLAGRVTLDQFRGVVFVGGFSYADVIDSAKGWAASIRFNKTVWDQFERFYHRPDTFSLGVCNGCQLMALLGWVPWRGIADELQPRFIHNRSGRFESRFSTVKILKGPSIMLRGMENSVLGIWVAHGEGHAFFPDQKMLRDFDARLAPVRYVDDNSNITEEYPFNPNGSPAGIAGLCSPDGRHLAMMPHPERSVLTWQWGWMPEHLKKALTASPWLRMFQNAREWCETNR